One region of Bactrocera neohumeralis isolate Rockhampton chromosome 5, APGP_CSIRO_Bneo_wtdbg2-racon-allhic-juicebox.fasta_v2, whole genome shotgun sequence genomic DNA includes:
- the LOC126759410 gene encoding glucose dehydrogenase [FAD, quinone]-like yields the protein MFNSYLTCTKFRFFIWATVALTLVVIAVISGTTLANVISDASKPLTAANDTAAHASCAASSVGSAEALVSNLFAAINTAKCELTNASQWPADFADEALREGLGKYDFVIVGAGTAGSVVASRLTENPRIKVLLLEAGEDPPIESEIFTLSSTLHHSPYTWTDFGEPNPNCCQGMQQRRCYWPRGKMIGGSSSMSGSIFLLGNKEDFDRWRLLGCDKWSWEEMKFLYEKALKASQHEVVDKPVGTVVLNQFDQLEEHKELAQLVLNASSELKLRYISDLSDGTIVGYTDAIPANIEKGRRMSVAKTYLGQVSRSRPNLHVIKRAMVTKILFSSDHSRAVGVEFILRNRHRLKVAAVSEVLLAAGAINSPKLLLQSGIGPSEHLKALGIKQIANLPVGNNLHDHGMLPLILRFGREINLPRSMGEPQSVADYFLRQTGPLAASISIMGFINTNASSSSQYPDLHLVSHTIVPAGTADSFKFLQLRDEIVAGISRAAGNKSLLQIYGSLLRPLSRGKVRLRSADPQAPPLIYNNYASEPADQRTLLRNVRFVQRMCTTAAFRNYGLELLHVPIEECDRLPYDSDDYWLCYIKYLYIGAWHPVGTCRMGADTDSHAVVDQRLRVRGVNGLRLVDASIMPEITSGNTNGPTTLIAEKAAVMIEDDWQEELT from the exons ATGTTCAATAGCTACTTGACGTGCACGAAATTCAGGTTTTTCATTTGGG CAACAGTTGCCCTGACGCTCGTTGTGATTGCAGTGATCAGCGGCACAACGCTCGCGAACGTAATCAGCGACGCTAGCAAGCCTTTGACAGCAGCTAATGACACTGCGGCGCACGCCAGCTGCGCGGCCTCGTCTGTTGGCAGCGCTGAGGCTCTTGTCAGCAATCTTTTCGCCGCAATAAATACAGCAAAGTGTGAGTTGACAAATGCTAGCCAATGGCCTGCTGATTTTGCTGACGAAGCGCTGAGAGAAGGTCTGGGGAAGTATGATTTCGTCATTGTGGGCGCCGGTACGGCTGGTTCGGTGGTTGCCAGTCGTTTAACCGAAAACCCGCGTATCAAAGTGCTGCTGCTGGAGGCGGGCGAAGATCCGCCTATAGAATCTGAG ATCTTCACACTGAGTTCTACGCTACATCACAGCCCCTATACCTGGACTGACTTTGGTGAACCGAATCCGAACTGTTGTCAAGGCATGCAGCAGCGTCGCTGTTATTGGCCGCGTGGTAAAATGATAGGTGGCTCAAGCTCTATgagtggaagtatttttttgcttggtaATAAAGAGGATTTCGATCGATGGCGTCTATTGGGTTGCGATAAGTGGTCGTGGgaggaaatgaaatttttgtatgaaaaagcgCTGAAAGCCTCGCAGCACGAAGTCGTCGATAAACCGGTTGGTACCGTAGTACTGAACCAGTTCGACCAGCTGGAGGAGCACAAAGAACTAGCGCAACTTGTGCTCAATGCTAGCAGCGAGCTAAAGTTGCGCTATATATCCGATTTATCAGATGGCACTATCGTTGGTTATACAGACGCAATACCCGCGAATATAGAAAAGGGAAGGCGCATGAGCGTTGCGAAAACTTATTTGGGGCAAGTATCACGTAGCCGACCTAATCTACATGTCATTAAAAGGGCAATGGTTACGAAAATACTCTTTTCTTCAGACCACAGTCGCGCTGTGGGCGTTGAATTCATCTTACGAAATCGCCATCGCTTAAAAGTTGCCGCTGTGAGCGAGGTGCTTCTTGCGGCAGGCGCCATAAATTCGCCAAAATTACTGTTACAATCGGGCATTGGGCCAAGTGAGCATTTGAAGGCGCTGGGCATAAAACAAATCGCAAATTTGCCTGTAGGCAATAATCTACATGATCACGGCATGCTGCCTTTGATACTCAGGTTTGGGCGCGAAATTAACCTGCCACGCAGTATGGGCGAACCACAAAGCGTTGCAGATTATTTTTTGCGCCAAACGGGTCCACTTGCAGCCAGTATCAGCATTATGGGTTTCATTAACACCAATGCGAGCAGCAGCAGTCAGTATCCCGATCTGCATTTGGTGTCGCACACGATTGTACCGGCGGGTACTGCCGACAGCTTCAAATTTCTGCAGCTTCGCGATGAAATAGTCGCTGGAATTTCACGCGCGGCCGGCAATAAAAGCCTCTTACAAATCTATGGATCGTTACTACGTCCGCTTTCGAGAGGCAAAGTGCGTCTCCGCTCGGCCGATCCGCAAGCGCCGCCGCTCATATACAACAACTATGCCAGCGAGCCCGCTGATCAGCGCACATTGCTAAGAAATGTGCGCTTCGTGCAGCGCATGTGCACCACTGCGGCGTTTAGAAACTATGGTTTAGAGCTGTTGCATGTGCCCATTGAGGAATGCGATCGGCTGCCGTACGATTCAGATGACTATTGGTTGTGTTAcataaaatacttgtatatcggTGCTTGGCATCCGGTGGGCACGTGCCGCATGGGCGCAGACACCGATTCGCACGCTGTAGTAGATCAGCGTCTACGTGTGCGCGGCGTGAACGGCTTGCGTCTGGTTGATGCGAGCATAATGCCAGAAATAACAAGCGGCAATACGAATGGGCCAACAACGCTAATTGCCGAAAAAGCAGCTGTGATGATTGAGGATGACTGGCAGGAGGAACTAACGTGA